TTATATCTCTGAAGCTACTATGAGATGTGTTCCCGAAGATTTGGTAAGACTTTGGACACAAATCGTGGATAATGCTTACCAAGCAATGTCCGGAGAAGGTAAACTTAAAGTAAGTATCTATGATGCAGAATCCAAAATTATTTGTGAAGTGGAAGACAGTGGTTCCGGTATTCCCAAAAACATCAGAGAACAAGTTGGAGAAGTTTTATCTTCCGGAAAATCGGAAGGAGAAGGTGCAGGCATAGGACTTGCAGTTGCTGCTTCCATTTCTAAAAAATACGGGGGCAGCTGGAATTGGGAAAGTGAACCAGGCTGCACAATCTTTCGCTTTTCTTTTCCAAAATCAGAATAAAATATAGACTCGGGCTTTTACTATGAGTATCAGATATAGAATTTCACTCTACTTGGCGATTGTACTTTTAACCGGTTCTTTTGTTCTGGCAGGTATCAATTCATTTTCCTCTTATTTTAGTTTAAAGTCTCAGGTTGATTCTGGATCTACCATGGCCGGTAAACGTTATCAATATGAGATTTCTAATTTTCTAAATTCAGTTTTGGGATCTTTAAGAGGTTTTCAATTTATGTTGGAAACTTCTCACCCTGATCGAGGAGAGATGATCGCTTCTCTTAAGAGGTTAGCCGAAACCGATACTCATTTTTTCGGGACCTGGGTATTGTACGAGCCCAATGCTTTCGATGGGCAGGATGCAAGGTATAAAAATACTCCTTATCATGACGCCACTGGCAGGTTTATTCCGTATTGGAATAGGGCCACAGGTGATCTGAAAATCACTTTCGCAGAATCTTATGATGTAGATGATACGATCAGCTTTTACTATCGTATTCCTAAAAAGACCCAAAAAGATTTTATCTCTGATCCTTATGTATACTCCGTAAGCGGAAAAGATGTGCTTATGGTCTCGATGGTTAAACCAATCTTACGAAACGGAAAATTTGTAGGAACAGTTGGAACGGATATCGCCATGGCAAATCTACAAGAACTTTTGGGGCCAATCCGACCATTTAGGGGAGAAGGGTATCTGGCCTTGGTTTCTCCTGATGGCCTTTACGCTGCAAATGGAGGAGATCCTTCCTTAGTTGGCAAAGCAATTCCTGAAGAAAATATTCGTGCTCAAGTAAAAGAACTAAGTCTGAAAGGAGAAGATTTTCAGATCAAGGGTTCTGGTCATACCAGATATTTCTTCCCCTTCTTATTAGGAAATTATGATAAACCTTGGGCTGTAGAAGTATCCATTCCTGATTCGATCTTTTGGTCAGATATGAGAGGAGTGATCTTGCAAACGATTTTATCTTCTCTCATTATTATGGTTGTCATTCTTATCATTCTAAATTTGATCTTTAATAAACTGATCACGATGGGCTTATTAGAGGCGATTGGTTTCTCTGAAAAGATTGCAGATGGAGATCTGACTTCTCATATAGAGATCGCAAGAAATGACGAGATAGGCAAACTTCTGAAATCAATGGATCTGATGAAGGTGAATCTATCTAAGATCATCTTGGATATCAAAACTTCTTCTACCAAATTAAATAGCACCTCGGATCAAATGGCAGAGTCCAGCCGTAACTTCTCAGATGTTGCACAGGCCCAAGCTTCAGCGGCAGAAGAATCCTCCGCAGCAGTAGAAGAACTCGCTGCATCAGCAGAGAATGTTCGTAGATCGATGGAAAAAGCGATAGAGAACATGAAGGAAATAGATACAAACGTAGTCTTACTTCGTGAACAGATCGGAACAATCAATAACGAGATGCAAACATTGTCTCAGGTGGCATCTGAATCCCAAGAACGAGCTGTTACTGGTGAGAATGCGATGGGTGCAACTAATCAAGCAATGGATGAGATTGGAGAAAGTGCTAGTCGTATCAATGAGATCTTATCTATCATTACTGAGATCTCAGAAAAAACAAACCTTCTCGCACTAAATGCAGCAATTGAAGCAGCACGTGCCGGCGAAGCGGGTAAAGGATTTGCAGTAGTAGCAGAAGAGATCAGTAAACTTGCATCCCAAACATCTTCTTCTGTGCAAGAGATCGGAGAGCTTGTAGATTCCACAAATAACGCGGTTCATAACGGAAACACTAAGGTTAAAGAGGCGAGTGATATACTTCGTAAACTTAGAACCTCTGTTGATTCATTTGGATTATCAGCGAAGAAGGTGCTCGACTCAGTTAAAACGCAGGAGAAGAACACTCAAGACATTCATCAATCTGCAAATTTCCTCATGAGTTTCAGCTTACAAATAGAAGAAGCGGTCCAGGAACAAAAACGTGCAACAGATGAGATCACTAAGACGATTGTAAGTATTTCAGAAGGAACACAGGAAGTTGCTTCCGGAGCAGATGATCTAACATCTTACTCAGGCGAGATGCACCAACAATCAGAAGGACTTTTGAAATCAGTGGATAAATTTAAACTTTAACTTCTATAAAGGGGAGCAGGATCCGGAACATTGTAAATCCGGGTCTTGTTTCTACTTCAATTTTTCCTTTGTGTTTTTCTACAATCTTCTTCACAATATCCAAGCCTAACCCACTTCCTTCTCCAGGAAGTTTTGTAGTGAAGAATGGTTGGAAAATTTTATCTAGAATATTTTCAGAGATCCCGGGGCCATTATCTATGATCTCTACACAAATTGAGTCTGCTTTTTGATAGACTTTGATCTTGATCGCTCCTCTGAATTCCAGAGCTTGTAAAGAATTATAGATCAAATTTGTCCATACATGAATTAGATCATCAGGATAACATAATATTATTGGAATATTCTCATATTCCTTGGAAATTTGGATCCCTTTTTTGAGTTGGTTCTGGTAGATTGTGAGAACCGTTTCAATATTCTCTGTAATGGATGCTGGTATCTTTTCGGAAGTTGTATCAAAATGAGAGAAGTTTTTCAAAGCATATAGGATCTTAGAAACCCGATCTACTGCAATCTGTATCGTATTCGTATTGGAGAAGAAGAAAGCCTCCAAAGTAGAATATTCTAAAAGTACATTTGCTTTCGCGCAAATTAAGAATGGCAGGGCTATTTTTGGCAAATCTCTGAACCCCATATCGGTTAAAGAATCCGCGATCGCATAAGGAGAGGGAATATTCAATTCTTGTAATTGGACTACTATATTTTTTTTAACGTTTCTTTCTTCCATCCCAGCTAATTGGTCTTTTGGCTGTCTGACAAGACTTAAGAACTGGCGAAATGATTCCACCTGTTCAGAATTCATTCCGGTTAATACATTTTGTACATCCGGTAAAATGGTTTGGAAACGGATCAAACATTCTTGCAGGTTTTGGTTGGAAGCTTGTACTGCTCCGATCGGATTATTGATCTCATGAGCTACACCAGCAATCAATTGTCCTAGAGCCGCCATTTTTTCTGATTGGATCAATTGTGCCTGGGCTTTTTTAAGATTTTCTAATGTTTCCTGTAGCTCATTTTTCTGCATCTCTATGAGCCTGTTTCTTACAGAGATTTCATCATTGATCACTTTTAATTCTTCCACCTCTTGGATGGCAGAAGTATCTAAAAGACTAATTGCAGCTACATAGGATTCTCTTTCTGTATAAAAATGAACACTTCCTATTGCAGAAAATACTTGGCCGTTCCAACGTATTGCTCTTAATTCCAGGTTTTCTGAACTTTCGAAGGAGCGTATCCTTGCATGTAATGTGGCCCAAGAATCCGGAGTAAATAAGGACGCTGGAGAAACAGAATGAATCTCTTTTTGGTTAAATCCGAATACTCTTAAGAAGGCAGGATTTGTATCCAAAATACCTTCTGTTCTCGGATCTAAGAATATGATCGCCTCGTTTGCAAATCTATAGAAGGTTTGGAACCTTGCCTCGCTTGCTTTTAATTTTTCTTCTGACTTCTTCCTTTCCGTGATATCGGAGACTATTCCTGCCATTCTTGCCGCGACTCTTTTAGAATTGCGATATACCTGGCCTTTAACTTCCAGCCAATGAATTGTTCCGTCAGGATGAAAAATTCTATATTCTATATTGAGTGCATTATCTTTTCCTAATAGGCTTGCTCTTACATATTTTCGGATTTGGCTTTGATCGTCCGGGTGGACCAGATCCATAAAGACCGAAGTATTTGTATCAAATTCCTCTATATTTTTTCCAAATATAGAGGCAGTATCAAAAGACCAGTGAGCAGTCCTATCTGTTAGATTCCAACTCCAGGTTCCCATCTTGGATGCGTTTAGCGCCAGTCTGAGTCTTTCTTCACTCAGCTTTAATGCTTTTTCAGCTGAAAGTGATTCAGTAATATCTGTTACTAAAAAAACTAAATTTTTGATCTTACCGTGAGCATCTTTGATTGGAGCTCCGTTGATGGATAAGAATTTTTTATTTCCGAATTCGTCTTCTATTGCATGGCGAACATCGTATACCGGCTGTCCGGAATTAAGTACTCTTACGAAAGGTTGATCGTTTGGGGTCCATTCTCCTCCATCAATTGAAGTCGCCTTCCATTCAGGTGCATTATATTTTCTTTTTTGTATCTGATCTAAGGTTAGACCCAGAACTTTTTCTGCCGAAGAATTTGCGTATAAAATTTCTCCTTCAGGGCTTAAGACGGTGATTGCGGCTACTGAAGTTTTCATGATCTCAGCGAGAAGGTCACGTTCAGCAATAAGTTCACTGTGTTTTCTTTTTCTTTCTATCGCGTTTGTAAGAGTCTCTCCGATTGCCTTTAAACTGGCGAGTTCGAATTCTTCGAATTTCATCTCCAATTTACTTAAAGGAATTTCGGAGGTCATTCCTAAGGCCCCAACGACCTTTCCTTCTAAGGTAAGAGGGATCGCGATCAAAAATTGGATTCGTAACGAAAGCATTTTTTCCCGCGCATCGGATTCAGGAAAATCTTCTAATTGAAGTGTAACTATTTCTCCATCTAAGATCTTTTTTGTAAGAAAGTTATCTGGATCAACAGGGCTTTCAGTAGGCCAGCTTGCTTCTTGATTTTCTGCCTCGGGAACTATGAATTCATAAATTAGGGTTCTGCTCAATTTTTCAGTATCATATAATACTAAATTCCCCCTGGACATTTTGAATGTATGTGTTATCTTTAGGATTGCGTTAGAGATTGCTTCTTCAATTTCTAATATTGGTTGGTTGATCAATTCTGTGGAAATAGAAGAGGTCAGTCCTTCTATGTTTCTTTTGTTCTCTTCTTCTTTTTTCCTTTTGATCTCGTCGCTGATGTCTTGGATCGTACCCAAAAGTTTGAGTACTTTTCCTTCTGAATCCTTTATAAAATCAGTTTTGTTTAAAAGTATCTTTTCCTTTCCGGAAGGTGTGATGGATCTATATTCTATCTCTGCGGAGATCCCTTCTATTACGGATCTTTTAAAATGTTCTTCTACTCTTTCTCTATCATCAGAATGCATATAATCGAATGTAGGTACAAGCATTCTATCATCTGTTTCTAATATTTGATAAAGACCTTCGGAAGCGGTCATTTTTCCCGAAGGTATATCGTATTCCCAACTTCCTATCTTTGCTGTTTTTTGAGCTCTGTCTAAGAATAGTTTTGTTTCTCTCAGTTCATCTTCTATTTGTTTTTGTTCGGAGATATCTATATGGATACCGATCATCCTGACGGGATTTCCTTCCGAGTCCCTCTCTGCTATTTTACCCCTGGTTAAGATCCATTTATAAGAACCGTCTTTACATTTTAATCGGAACGCGATTGAGTAAGAAGGTAATTCTCCTTTTGCGTAATCTTTCCAAGCAGAATTTGTTTTGTCTCTGTCTTCTGGATGAAGGCTTTCATTCCAAAATTCGTATGTAGGTTCTAATTCACCTACACGATAGCCTAACATCTTCAGCCAATTCTCATCCACATGATGTTCGTTTGTTTTAATATTATAATCCCAAATCCCAAGATTGGCTCCTTGGACTGCTAGATCTAATGTACTTTCTTTATCTTCTAAAATCTTTTCTGTTTCTTTTTTCTCGGTAATATCTATATGAATGCCGAGTGCCCGAACTGGAGTGCCATCCTTATCTCTCTCCCAAACTTTTCCTCTAGAGCGGATCCATTTCCAAGATCCGTCCTTACATAACATTCGGAAATCACTCTCTAATAGTTCGGATCTTCCTTTTATATGATCCTGTAATCCTTGCGTTATGAGGGGAAGATCGTCCGGATGTATCCTAGATCTCCAAAATTCTGAGGTGGGTAGGAACTCCTCCAAAGTATATCCAAGTATCTCCGCGCATCTTTCATTCGGAATTACGATCCCTTTTGGAATATTCCAATCCCAAAATCCAAGGTCCGCACTTTTTATAACAAGATCTAATTGTTCTTCTCTATTCTTGAGTAGAATTTCAGCTGCGAGCTCTTTTCTAAGATCGATTATATTTCCGCGGACTAGATTGGTAGAACCAGGGATCTTTACTAAATGTATTTCGCAGGGAATGATTTGTTTATTTTTATCACAATGGTCCCATCTGAATACTGGAGTCTCTCCCTGCAACGCGAGGGATATTTTTTCATAAGCGGACGCTTTGGAAGTTTTCCCATTTGGTTGGAATTCAGGAGAAATTTCTGCGGGACCTAATTTTAAAAATTCTTCTCGAGTATAGCCGAAAAGAATTTCAGCAGTTGAGTTGACTACCTCGAAGACACCTGTATCAGAGT
The DNA window shown above is from Leptospira koniambonensis and carries:
- a CDS encoding PAS domain-containing protein: MRSLIDYSPSAITIVNSDTGVFEVVNSTAEILFGYTREEFLKLGPAEISPEFQPNGKTSKASAYEKISLALQGETPVFRWDHCDKNKQIIPCEIHLVKIPGSTNLVRGNIIDLRKELAAEILLKNREEQLDLVIKSADLGFWDWNIPKGIVIPNERCAEILGYTLEEFLPTSEFWRSRIHPDDLPLITQGLQDHIKGRSELLESDFRMLCKDGSWKWIRSRGKVWERDKDGTPVRALGIHIDITEKKETEKILEDKESTLDLAVQGANLGIWDYNIKTNEHHVDENWLKMLGYRVGELEPTYEFWNESLHPEDRDKTNSAWKDYAKGELPSYSIAFRLKCKDGSYKWILTRGKIAERDSEGNPVRMIGIHIDISEQKQIEDELRETKLFLDRAQKTAKIGSWEYDIPSGKMTASEGLYQILETDDRMLVPTFDYMHSDDRERVEEHFKRSVIEGISAEIEYRSITPSGKEKILLNKTDFIKDSEGKVLKLLGTIQDISDEIKRKKEEENKRNIEGLTSSISTELINQPILEIEEAISNAILKITHTFKMSRGNLVLYDTEKLSRTLIYEFIVPEAENQEASWPTESPVDPDNFLTKKILDGEIVTLQLEDFPESDAREKMLSLRIQFLIAIPLTLEGKVVGALGMTSEIPLSKLEMKFEEFELASLKAIGETLTNAIERKRKHSELIAERDLLAEIMKTSVAAITVLSPEGEILYANSSAEKVLGLTLDQIQKRKYNAPEWKATSIDGGEWTPNDQPFVRVLNSGQPVYDVRHAIEDEFGNKKFLSINGAPIKDAHGKIKNLVFLVTDITESLSAEKALKLSEERLRLALNASKMGTWSWNLTDRTAHWSFDTASIFGKNIEEFDTNTSVFMDLVHPDDQSQIRKYVRASLLGKDNALNIEYRIFHPDGTIHWLEVKGQVYRNSKRVAARMAGIVSDITERKKSEEKLKASEARFQTFYRFANEAIIFLDPRTEGILDTNPAFLRVFGFNQKEIHSVSPASLFTPDSWATLHARIRSFESSENLELRAIRWNGQVFSAIGSVHFYTERESYVAAISLLDTSAIQEVEELKVINDEISVRNRLIEMQKNELQETLENLKKAQAQLIQSEKMAALGQLIAGVAHEINNPIGAVQASNQNLQECLIRFQTILPDVQNVLTGMNSEQVESFRQFLSLVRQPKDQLAGMEERNVKKNIVVQLQELNIPSPYAIADSLTDMGFRDLPKIALPFLICAKANVLLEYSTLEAFFFSNTNTIQIAVDRVSKILYALKNFSHFDTTSEKIPASITENIETVLTIYQNQLKKGIQISKEYENIPIILCYPDDLIHVWTNLIYNSLQALEFRGAIKIKVYQKADSICVEIIDNGPGISENILDKIFQPFFTTKLPGEGSGLGLDIVKKIVEKHKGKIEVETRPGFTMFRILLPFIEVKV
- a CDS encoding methyl-accepting chemotaxis protein — translated: MSIRYRISLYLAIVLLTGSFVLAGINSFSSYFSLKSQVDSGSTMAGKRYQYEISNFLNSVLGSLRGFQFMLETSHPDRGEMIASLKRLAETDTHFFGTWVLYEPNAFDGQDARYKNTPYHDATGRFIPYWNRATGDLKITFAESYDVDDTISFYYRIPKKTQKDFISDPYVYSVSGKDVLMVSMVKPILRNGKFVGTVGTDIAMANLQELLGPIRPFRGEGYLALVSPDGLYAANGGDPSLVGKAIPEENIRAQVKELSLKGEDFQIKGSGHTRYFFPFLLGNYDKPWAVEVSIPDSIFWSDMRGVILQTILSSLIIMVVILIILNLIFNKLITMGLLEAIGFSEKIADGDLTSHIEIARNDEIGKLLKSMDLMKVNLSKIILDIKTSSTKLNSTSDQMAESSRNFSDVAQAQASAAEESSAAVEELAASAENVRRSMEKAIENMKEIDTNVVLLREQIGTINNEMQTLSQVASESQERAVTGENAMGATNQAMDEIGESASRINEILSIITEISEKTNLLALNAAIEAARAGEAGKGFAVVAEEISKLASQTSSSVQEIGELVDSTNNAVHNGNTKVKEASDILRKLRTSVDSFGLSAKKVLDSVKTQEKNTQDIHQSANFLMSFSLQIEEAVQEQKRATDEITKTIVSISEGTQEVASGADDLTSYSGEMHQQSEGLLKSVDKFKL